From the genome of Desmodus rotundus isolate HL8 chromosome 2, HLdesRot8A.1, whole genome shotgun sequence, one region includes:
- the NCL gene encoding nucleolin has translation MVKLAKAGKNQGDPKKMAPPPKQVEDDSEDEEMSEDEDEESSEEEVIIPQKSKKATTTPGKKVIVSPAKKIVVATPAKKAVVTPGKKAAATPALGKKAAVTPAKAVATPGKKGGTPGKALVAAPGKKGAATPAKGAKNGKNAKKEDSDEEEDDDSEEDDEEDEDEDEDEFEPEVRKAAAVTAASDEEEDEDEEEDDEEDEDDEEDDEEDDSEEEPMEVVPTKGKKAAKAIPVKAKSTAEEEDEDEDEEEEDEDDEEDDEDDEDEEEEEDEEEEEPVKEAPGKRKKEMAKQKAAPEAKKQKVEATEPTTAFNLFIGNLNFSKSASELKTGISDVFAKNDLAVVDVRIGMSRKFGYVDFESAEDLEKALELTGLKVFGNEIKLEKPKGKDSKKDRDARTLLAKNLPYKVTQDELKEVFEDAMEIRLVSKDGKSKGIAYIEFKTEADAEKTLEEKQGTEIDGRSISLYYTGEKGQSQDYRGGKNSTWSGESKTLVLSNLSYSATEETLQEVFEKATSIKVAQNQNGKSKGYAFIEFASFEDAKEALNSCNKREIEGRAIRLELQGPRGSPNARSQPSKTLFVKGLSEETTEETLKESFDGSVRARIVTDRETGSSKGFGFVDFNSEEDAKAAKEAMEDGEIDGNKVTLDWAKPKGEGGFGGRGGGRGGFGGRGGGRGGRGGFGGRGRGGFGGRGGFRGGRGGGGDHKPQGKKTKFE, from the exons ATGGTGAAGCTCGCAAAG GCTGGCAAAAATCAGGGTGATCCCAAGAAAATGGCTCCTCCTCCGAAGCAGGTAGAAGACGACAGCGAAGACGAGGAAATGTCAGAAGATGAAGATGAGGAAAGCAGTGAAGAGGAG gTTATCATTCCTCAGAAAAGCAAGAAGGCTACCACAACTCCAGGAAAGAAGGTGATTGTTTCCCCAGCAAAAAAGATTGTGGTTGCCACGCCAGCCAAGAAAGCGGTTGTCACCCCTGGCAAAAAGGCAGCAGCTACGCCAGCTCTTGGCAAAAAGGCAGCAGTTACGCCAGCCAAAGCAGTAGCCACACCTGGCAAGAAGGGAGGCACACCAGGTAAAGCACTGGTGGCAGCCCCTGGTAAGAAGGGAGCAGCCACTCCAGCCAAGGGAGCAAAGAACGGCAAAAATGCCAAGAAGGAAGATAGTGATGAGGAAGAAGATGACGACAGTGAAGAAGATGATGAGGAGGATGAGGATGAAGATGAGGATGAATTTGAGCCAGAAGTGAGGAAAGCTGCTGCTGTCACTGCTGCCTCTGatgaggaggaagatgaagatgaggaggaagatgATGAGGAAGATGAGGATGATGAGGAGGATGATGAAGAAGATG ACTCTGAAGAAGAGCCTATGGAGGTTGTACCAACCAAAGGCAAGAAAGCTGCAAAAGCTATTCCTGTGAAGGCCAAGAGCACAGctgaggaggaagatgaagatgaagacgaagaggaagaggatgaagatgATGAAGAGGATGATGAAGATGAcgaggatgaagaggaggaggaggatgaagaagaggaag AGCCTGTCAAAGAAGCACCTGGAAAACGAAAGAAGGAAATGGCCAAACAGAAGGCTGCTCCTGAAGCCAAGAAACAGAAAGTGGAAG CCACAGAACCAACTACAGCTTTCAATCTCTTTATTGGAAACCTGAACTTCAGCAAATCTGCTTCTGAATTAAAAACGGGTATCAGTGACGTTTTTGCTAAAAACGATCTTGCTGTTGTGGATGTCAGAATTGGTATGTCTCG GAAGTTTGGCTATGTGGATTTTGAATCTGCTGAAGACCTAGAAAAAGCCTTGGAACTCACTGGTTTAAAAGTCTTTGgtaatgaaattaaattagaaaaaccAAAGGGGAAAGACAGTAAAAAAG ATCGAGATGCGAGAACACTTTTGGCTAAAAATCTGCCTTATAAAGTTACTCAGGACGAGTTAAAAGAAGTGTTTGAAGATGCCATGGAGATTAGATTAGTTAGCAAGGACGGAAAGAGTAAAGG GATTGCTTATATTGAATTTAAGACAGAAGCTGATGCAGAGAAAACCTTGGAAGAAAAGCAGGGAACAGAAATAGACGGGCGATCCATTTCCCTGTACTACACTGGCGAGAAAGGTCAAAGTCAAGACTATAGAGGTGGAAAGAATAGCACCTGGAGTG GTGAATCAAAAACTCTGGTTTTAAGCAACCTCTCCTACAGTGCAACAGAAGAAACTCTTCAGGAAGTGTTTGAGAAGGCAACCTCTATCAAAGTGGCCCAGAACCAAAATGGCAAATCTAAAGG GTATGCATTTATAGAATTTGCTTCATTTGAAGATGCTAAAGAGGCTTTAAATTCCTGTAATAAGAGAGAAATTGAGGGCAGAGCAATCAGGCTGGAGTTGCAAGGACCCAGGGGATCACCTAATGCAAGAAGCC AGCCATCCAAAACTCTGTTTGTCAAAGGCTTGTCTGAGGAGACTACAGAAGAGACATTGAAGGAGTCATTCGATGGCTCTGTCCGGGCCAGGATAGTCACAGACCGGGAGACTGGATCTTCCAAAGG GTTTGGTTTTGTAGACTTCAACAGTGAGGAAGATGCCAAAGCAGCCAAAGAGGCCATGGAAGATGGTGAAATTGATGGAAACAAAGTCACTTTGGACTGGGCTAAGCCTAAGGGTGAAGGTGGCTTTGGGGGTCGCGGCGGAGGCAGAGGTGGCTTTGGAGGCCGAGGTGgtggcagaggaggcagaggaggattTGGTGGCCGAGGCCGGGGAGGTTTTGGAG GTAGAGGAGGCTtccggggaggcagaggaggaggaggcgacCACAAGCCACAAGGAAAGAAGACGAAGTTTGAATAG